The following proteins are encoded in a genomic region of Methylibium petroleiphilum PM1:
- a CDS encoding DUF748 domain-containing protein, with protein MTSSRTRLPALLPFRQCGAVPRALLWTAGGVATFALLWTLLIGAWLPGFLKPRIEAAASEALGAPLALDRIELAPWRLEAVIAGLKLGPAEAPWLRVAELRADLSIESLWRLAPVLERVLVREPQIELERQAIGRYNITPMLEALAKQPPAPPDAKPARFALNNIRLEGGRIHIVDRVSRSEHHVEGLQIGVPFVSNLPSQVTIDVEPLLDARVNGSHLQVQGKTQPFAEGRRSHVDVSWQQLDVPRWVEAFAPLLPQALPIDVLRGQLDLRLAIGFEQRPAPAAPLLRIAGSATLSQMQTVVPAQGARVAVERLAIEGLDLQPLERKAIVGAIRLQAPQIEVDLPRLAAAAPAPTGKDRLVLSDVPASAVSAAGGAASAPAAAGDADGWQWRVDKLELAEGRVLLTEPAWPQGQALTPITLAVSGLDARPDAPPATLALSLVDAQGAKVQVDGTLSVAARNARLKADVAGFKPTAWLAPWQTLLPVRVVGADVALQAQAEVGPASWSVSEGALQLTGLELQPVGAAAVPPPPSARKAAGKLAKPDTATDRLRLSRLDVNGLQVGAGAAEPIVARIAAVKLEGLDLEAARNERGLIGWQPPPAEPAVSASAAAQERSIPPPRWQVGELSCSNCRVTLSDRSVKPVAVFGVTRTDLKLRQLDSDLTKPLSFELATALQHGGRLRASGTARPQPLALRSKIDLDSLDLRALQPYVEAQLNVALVSAKVSARGELQVDGTPQEAVSLARWRGRLALRELRLLDQINQAEFVRFKGLQFDAADVGWRPAAVQADLGTVTLDDFYGRVIVNADGRINLSEIVKRPGDATPRSLTTETASGAAPAAPPEPAPPAPAAAAAASAPVVADAAPAAPPPQLRWREIRLAGGTVDFTDNFIRPNYSAKLTDIGGEVSALAWDSPQPATVKISGKVDGAAPLEIGGTMHPLGPRLATDITASARGIDITRLTAYSGRYAGYGIEKGTLSVKVHYKIENGKLEAENNVYLDQLTFGDKIDSPDALKLPVLLAVSLLKDRNGVIDIDLPISGSLDDPQFSVGRIVVRVIVNLITKAITAPFSLLASAFGGGGQELGYVEFAPGSTELSDASRQRLDTLVKALTDRPALKLEATGRADPAVDEAALRAQYLDRLLRTAKAKSTGELAESVKIEPDERGRWLEAAYKASDLKTKPRNAIGLAKSLPPGEMEALLLASAPAGEPALKALADQRGDRVKAYLTGKVPPERVLLTASRLGTEGIDDKGATARVAFGLK; from the coding sequence ACCTTCGCTCTGCTGTGGACGCTGCTGATCGGCGCCTGGTTGCCGGGCTTCCTGAAACCACGCATCGAGGCAGCGGCCAGCGAGGCGCTCGGCGCACCACTGGCGCTGGATCGCATCGAACTGGCGCCATGGAGGCTGGAGGCGGTGATCGCAGGCCTGAAGCTCGGGCCGGCCGAGGCGCCCTGGCTGCGCGTCGCCGAGCTGCGCGCCGACCTGTCCATCGAGTCGTTGTGGCGGCTCGCGCCGGTGCTCGAGCGCGTGCTGGTTCGCGAGCCGCAGATCGAACTGGAGCGCCAGGCGATCGGGCGCTACAACATCACGCCGATGCTCGAAGCCTTGGCGAAGCAGCCGCCGGCGCCGCCCGATGCCAAGCCGGCGCGCTTCGCGCTGAACAACATCCGTCTCGAAGGCGGGCGCATCCACATCGTCGACCGCGTGTCTCGCAGTGAGCACCACGTGGAGGGGCTGCAGATCGGCGTTCCCTTCGTCTCGAATCTGCCTTCTCAGGTGACGATCGACGTCGAACCGCTGCTCGACGCCCGGGTCAACGGCAGCCACCTGCAGGTGCAGGGCAAGACCCAGCCGTTCGCCGAGGGGCGCCGCTCACACGTCGACGTGAGCTGGCAGCAGCTCGACGTGCCGCGCTGGGTCGAGGCGTTTGCGCCACTGCTGCCGCAGGCGTTGCCGATCGATGTCCTGCGAGGGCAGCTCGACCTGCGGCTCGCGATCGGCTTCGAGCAGCGGCCCGCACCGGCGGCGCCCCTGTTGCGGATCGCTGGCAGCGCCACGCTGTCCCAGATGCAGACGGTGGTTCCGGCGCAGGGCGCGCGGGTCGCGGTGGAACGTCTGGCGATCGAGGGGCTGGACCTGCAGCCGCTGGAGCGCAAGGCCATCGTGGGTGCGATCCGGCTGCAGGCGCCGCAGATCGAGGTCGACCTGCCGCGCCTCGCGGCCGCGGCGCCGGCGCCCACCGGCAAGGACCGCCTGGTGCTGTCCGATGTGCCAGCCTCGGCCGTCAGTGCAGCGGGCGGGGCCGCCTCGGCGCCCGCCGCGGCTGGCGATGCCGACGGCTGGCAATGGCGGGTGGACAAGCTCGAGCTGGCCGAAGGCCGCGTGTTGCTCACCGAGCCGGCCTGGCCGCAGGGTCAGGCGCTGACGCCCATCACGCTGGCGGTCAGCGGACTTGACGCCCGCCCCGATGCGCCGCCCGCCACGCTGGCACTTTCGCTGGTCGACGCGCAGGGCGCCAAGGTCCAGGTCGATGGCACGCTGTCGGTCGCGGCCCGCAACGCCCGGCTGAAAGCCGACGTGGCCGGCTTCAAGCCCACCGCTTGGCTCGCGCCGTGGCAGACGCTGCTTCCAGTGCGCGTGGTGGGGGCCGACGTGGCGCTGCAGGCACAGGCCGAGGTCGGCCCGGCGAGCTGGTCCGTCAGCGAAGGCGCCCTACAGCTCACGGGACTGGAATTGCAGCCGGTCGGTGCCGCCGCGGTGCCTCCGCCGCCGTCGGCGCGCAAGGCAGCTGGCAAGCTCGCCAAGCCAGACACGGCGACGGACCGGCTGCGCCTGTCGCGGCTCGACGTGAACGGGCTGCAGGTCGGTGCCGGCGCCGCCGAGCCGATCGTGGCCCGCATTGCCGCCGTGAAGCTGGAGGGCCTGGACCTCGAGGCGGCGCGCAACGAGCGAGGCCTGATCGGCTGGCAGCCGCCGCCCGCCGAGCCGGCGGTCTCGGCGTCGGCCGCCGCGCAGGAACGGTCGATCCCGCCGCCGCGCTGGCAGGTCGGCGAACTGAGTTGCAGCAACTGCCGCGTCACCCTCAGCGATCGCAGCGTCAAGCCGGTCGCGGTCTTCGGTGTCACACGCACCGATCTCAAGTTGCGCCAGCTCGACAGCGACCTGACCAAGCCGCTGAGCTTCGAGTTGGCCACGGCCCTGCAGCACGGCGGCCGGCTGCGTGCCAGCGGCACCGCGCGACCGCAGCCGCTGGCGCTGCGCAGCAAGATCGACCTCGATTCCCTCGACCTGCGCGCGCTGCAGCCTTATGTCGAGGCGCAGTTGAACGTCGCGCTGGTGTCGGCGAAGGTCAGCGCGCGAGGCGAGCTGCAGGTCGACGGGACGCCGCAGGAGGCCGTGTCGCTGGCGCGCTGGCGCGGACGTCTGGCGCTGCGGGAGCTGCGCCTGCTCGACCAGATCAACCAGGCCGAGTTCGTGCGCTTCAAGGGCCTGCAGTTCGATGCGGCCGATGTCGGATGGCGGCCCGCCGCGGTCCAGGCCGATCTGGGTACCGTCACGCTCGACGACTTCTACGGCAGGGTGATCGTCAACGCGGATGGCCGCATCAACCTGTCCGAGATCGTCAAGCGCCCAGGCGACGCCACCCCTCGCTCGCTGACCACCGAGACCGCGTCCGGCGCCGCACCTGCCGCACCACCTGAGCCGGCGCCGCCGGCCCCGGCGGCGGCCGCTGCGGCATCCGCTCCCGTGGTGGCCGACGCAGCGCCGGCCGCGCCGCCACCGCAGCTGCGCTGGCGCGAGATCCGCCTGGCGGGCGGCACGGTCGACTTCACCGACAACTTCATCCGCCCCAACTACTCGGCCAAGCTCACCGACATCGGCGGCGAGGTGTCGGCGCTGGCCTGGGACAGCCCGCAACCGGCCACCGTGAAGATCTCCGGCAAGGTCGATGGCGCCGCGCCGCTGGAGATCGGCGGCACCATGCACCCGCTGGGGCCGCGCCTGGCCACCGACATCACGGCCAGCGCGCGTGGCATCGACATCACCCGTCTCACCGCCTACTCCGGCCGCTATGCCGGCTACGGCATCGAGAAGGGCACCCTGTCGGTCAAGGTCCACTACAAGATCGAGAACGGCAAGCTCGAGGCCGAGAACAACGTCTATCTCGACCAGCTCACCTTCGGCGACAAGATCGACAGCCCCGACGCGCTGAAGCTGCCGGTGCTGCTGGCCGTCTCGCTGCTGAAGGACCGGAACGGCGTGATCGACATCGATTTGCCGATCAGCGGCAGCCTCGACGATCCCCAGTTCTCGGTCGGTCGCATCGTCGTGCGGGTCATCGTCAACCTGATCACCAAGGCCATCACCGCGCCGTTCTCGTTGCTCGCCAGCGCCTTCGGCGGCGGAGGGCAGGAGCTGGGCTATGTGGAGTTCGCCCCTGGCTCCACCGAACTCAGCGACGCCAGCCGCCAGCGCCTGGACACCCTGGTCAAGGCACTGACCGACCGGCCGGCCCTCAAGCTCGAAGCCACCGGCCGCGCCGACCCGGCGGTCGACGAGGCCGCGCTCCGCGCCCAGTACCTCGACCGCCTGCTGCGCACGGCCAAGGCCAAATCCACCGGCGAGCTGGCTGAGAGCGTGAAGATCGAGCCCGACGAACGGGGCCGCTGGCTCGAGGCCGCCTACAAGGCCTCCGACCTGAAGACCAAGCCCCGCAACGCCATCGGCCTGGCCAAGAGCCTGCCGCCGGGCGAGATGGAAGCCCTGCTGCTGGCCAGCGCACCGGCCGGCGAGCCAGCCTTGAAGGCCCTGGCCGACCAGCGCGGTGACCGCGTCAAGGCTTACCTGACCGGGAAGGTGCCGCCCGAGAGGGTGCTGCTGACGGCCTCACGGCTCGGCACCGAGGGGATCGACGACAAGGGCGCGACCGCCCGGGTCGCCTTCGGCCTGAAATGA